From a single Nicotiana tomentosiformis chromosome 2, ASM39032v3, whole genome shotgun sequence genomic region:
- the LOC138904484 gene encoding uncharacterized protein, with product MQSVAPAQPEVRAAASEVEQLRLERYKKYHPPTFSGLATDHAHGFLEECHRILHAMGVAEMSGVSFTTFQLIGEAYQWWRAYEMSSLDEAVSLTWTQFSDMFLRKYVPQSLKDSWRAEFEQLRQ from the coding sequence ATGCAGtcagtagctccagctcagccagaggttagggcagcagcttctgaggtggagcagcttagacttgagaggtacaagaagtaccacccacctaccttcagcggattggctacagatcaTGCTcacggttttctggaggagtgtcatcgtattctccatgctatgggtgtagcggagatgagcggggtttcttttactacattccagcttataggagaagcctatcagtggtggcgtgcttatgagatGAGTAGTCTGGATGAGGcagtttcacttacatggactcagttctcggacatgtttttgagaaagtatgtccctcagagcctcaaggactcatggcgtgcagagtttgagcagctgcgccagtga